From the genome of Erinaceus europaeus unplaced genomic scaffold, mEriEur2.1 scaffold_303, whole genome shotgun sequence, one region includes:
- the LOC103108386 gene encoding LOW QUALITY PROTEIN: proline-rich nuclear receptor coactivator 2-like (The sequence of the model RefSeq protein was modified relative to this genomic sequence to represent the inferred CDS: deleted 2 bases in 1 codon), with product MGGGERHNIPAPQSRNVTKNQQQLNRQKTKDQNSQMKIVHKKKERGHTCNSAATWQVMQSGGKNQNLNNQNWNSSLSSPTLLFKSQTNQNYAGAKFSEPPSPSVLPKPPSHWVPVSFNPSDKETMTFQLKTLLKVQV from the exons ATGGGTGGTGGAGAAAGGCATAACATTCCAGCTCCTCAATCTAGAAATGTTACTAAGAACCAACAACAGCTTAATAGACAGAAGACTAAGGATCAGAATTCCCAGATGAAGattgttcat aaaaaaaaagaaagaggacatACTTGTAACTCAGCAGCTACATGGCAGGTTATGCAAAGTGGGGGCAAGAACCAAAACTTAAATAATCAAAATTGGAACTCCAGCTTATCAAGTCCCACCTTACTTTTTAAGTCTCAAACTAATCAGAACTATGCTGGAGCCAAATTTAGTGAGCCACCATCACCAAGTGTTCTACCTAAACCACCAAGCCACTGGGTTCCTGTTTCTTTTAATCCTTCTGACAAGGAAACAATGACATTTCAACTTAAAACCTTACTTAAAGTACAGGTATAA